In Egicoccus sp. AB-alg2, the following are encoded in one genomic region:
- a CDS encoding LLM class flavin-dependent oxidoreductase — MRRTWSTPAAKGTDMATKGVALGGPYAFLPELARQVEAKGFDAAWVSETTQNATIQAAVLAQATERIDIGTNITLAFPRSPVVTAMEAWDLNELTGDRFVVGLGSQVRRIIEERFSADFDRPAKRMAEYVQAMQTAWRMERGEDVTFDGEIYRVLRPGLGGRGRAADRRLPRVYVAAVGPLMTKAAATHADGLLGHPFTSERYLTDDVLPRVDAALAEAGRDRDEFTISQGVILCIADDRDVAVREAKQQIAFYGTTPNYQGVFASYGDEALTDRLRQVWKDTGQDLDALVAAVPDEAVERYAVAGTPDEVRDRLAAIERHVDHLILGGAWYKVPPQRLAENLWAILETFGTA; from the coding sequence GTGCGCCGGACGTGGTCGACGCCAGCGGCGAAGGGGACGGACATGGCGACCAAGGGCGTGGCACTGGGCGGGCCCTACGCGTTCCTGCCGGAGCTGGCGCGGCAGGTGGAGGCCAAGGGCTTCGACGCCGCCTGGGTGTCGGAGACGACCCAGAACGCCACGATCCAGGCCGCCGTGCTCGCGCAGGCCACCGAGCGCATCGACATCGGCACCAACATCACGCTGGCGTTCCCGCGCTCGCCGGTGGTCACCGCGATGGAGGCGTGGGACCTCAACGAGCTGACCGGTGACCGCTTCGTCGTGGGCCTCGGCAGCCAGGTGAGGCGCATCATCGAGGAGCGGTTCTCGGCCGACTTCGACCGGCCCGCGAAGCGGATGGCCGAGTACGTGCAGGCCATGCAGACCGCCTGGCGGATGGAGCGCGGCGAGGACGTCACCTTCGACGGCGAGATCTACCGCGTCCTGCGCCCGGGCCTGGGCGGGCGGGGCCGGGCAGCGGACCGCCGGTTGCCTCGCGTGTACGTGGCCGCGGTCGGCCCGCTGATGACGAAGGCCGCCGCGACCCACGCCGACGGCCTGCTCGGCCACCCCTTCACCTCGGAGCGCTACCTCACCGACGACGTCCTGCCCCGGGTGGACGCCGCACTGGCCGAGGCCGGCCGGGACCGCGACGAGTTCACGATCAGCCAGGGCGTGATCCTGTGCATCGCCGACGACCGCGACGTCGCCGTGCGCGAGGCCAAGCAGCAGATCGCCTTCTACGGCACCACGCCCAACTACCAGGGCGTGTTCGCCTCGTACGGCGACGAGGCCCTGACCGACCGGCTGCGGCAGGTCTGGAAGGACACCGGGCAGGACCTCGACGCGCTGGTGGCCGCGGTTCCCGACGAGGCGGTCGAGCGCTACGCCGTCGCCGGCACCCCCGACGAGGTCCGCGACCGGCTGGCGGCCATCGAACGGCACGTCGACCACCTGATCCTCGGCGGCGCCTGGTACAAGGTCCCGCCCCAGCGGCTGGCCGAGAACCTGTGGGCCATCCTGGAGACCTTCGGGACCGCCTGA
- a CDS encoding DNA-directed RNA polymerase subunit alpha, producing the protein MSDFGFYDEDGVMSLGETASGSPFIAYRPRLEEQPVEEGTRSRFTIDPLEPGFGYTIGNSLRRTLLSSVPGAAVTRIRFTSAQAAGPEGGSVLHEFSAIEGVKEDVTDIILNIKDLVVRSDSDEPVEIFLGGDGPGVLTAENIFAPSQVEVVNEDLHIATLNANGHLEMYLTVERGRGYRTADANKRSNDPIGVIAIDSVFSPIRRVAYRVESTRVEQMTNYDKLVLDVETDGSLTPAQALSSAGETLKGLFEQFAGFETSGPGGIVVSPEEALASIGSDPIKQMAIEDLDLSVRSYNCLKREGVATVGELMEKTEQDLLEIRNFGSKSVDEVKDKLAELGVALRE; encoded by the coding sequence GTGTCGGACTTCGGTTTCTACGACGAGGACGGCGTGATGAGTCTTGGCGAGACCGCCTCGGGCTCGCCGTTCATCGCCTACCGCCCACGCCTCGAGGAACAGCCCGTCGAGGAGGGCACCCGCTCGCGGTTCACGATCGACCCGCTCGAGCCGGGCTTCGGCTACACCATCGGCAACTCGCTGCGTCGCACCCTGCTGAGCTCGGTGCCCGGCGCCGCGGTCACCCGCATCCGGTTCACCTCCGCCCAGGCCGCCGGCCCCGAGGGCGGCTCGGTCCTCCACGAGTTCTCGGCCATCGAGGGCGTCAAGGAGGACGTGACCGACATCATCCTCAACATCAAGGACCTCGTGGTCCGCTCGGACTCCGACGAGCCGGTGGAGATCTTCCTCGGCGGTGACGGCCCGGGTGTCCTGACCGCGGAGAACATCTTCGCGCCCTCGCAGGTCGAGGTCGTCAACGAGGACCTGCACATCGCCACCCTGAACGCCAACGGTCACCTCGAGATGTACCTGACCGTCGAGCGGGGTCGCGGCTACCGCACCGCCGACGCCAACAAGCGGTCCAACGACCCGATCGGCGTCATCGCGATCGACTCGGTGTTCAGCCCGATCCGGCGCGTCGCGTACCGGGTGGAGTCCACCCGCGTCGAGCAGATGACCAACTACGACAAGCTCGTCCTCGACGTGGAGACCGACGGGTCGCTCACGCCGGCGCAGGCGCTGTCGTCGGCCGGTGAGACCCTCAAGGGCCTCTTCGAGCAGTTCGCGGGCTTCGAGACCTCCGGCCCCGGCGGCATCGTGGTCTCCCCGGAGGAGGCGCTGGCCTCGATCGGGTCCGACCCGATCAAGCAGATGGCGATCGAGGACCTCGACCTGTCGGTGCGGTCCTACAACTGCCTCAAGCGTGAGGGCGTCGCCACGGTCGGCGAGCTGATGGAGAAGACCGAGCAGGACCTGCTCGAGATCCGCAACTTCGGCTCCAAGTCCGTGGACGAGGTCAAGGACAAGCTGGCCGAGCTGGGCGTCGCACTGCGCGAGTGA
- a CDS encoding SDR family NAD(P)-dependent oxidoreductase, with amino-acid sequence MAGEDARRVALVTGATSGIGRATAERLHADGWSVVATGQDDRRADEIAAVLRDRGHVARVDLAASDAATRLVAATVERFGRLDALVNNAGVHTLATAVETDDATWDRVLGINLRAAFQLAREAIPVMARGGGGTIVNVASEAGLVAVPGQVAYNVSKAGMVMLTRSLAIDHADQGIRAVSVCPGTTETPLVREAIDAAPDPAAHARTLAASRPAKRLGRVEEIAAAIAFTVGGEVGFLTGSELVIDGGYTAR; translated from the coding sequence ATGGCGGGAGAGGACGCACGGCGCGTCGCGCTGGTGACCGGCGCGACGAGCGGCATCGGCCGCGCCACGGCGGAACGACTCCATGCCGATGGTTGGTCCGTGGTCGCCACCGGCCAGGACGACCGGCGCGCCGACGAGATCGCCGCCGTCCTGCGGGATCGAGGTCACGTGGCGAGGGTCGACCTCGCCGCGTCCGATGCGGCCACGCGACTCGTCGCAGCGACGGTCGAGCGGTTCGGTCGCCTCGACGCCCTGGTCAACAACGCCGGCGTGCACACCCTGGCCACCGCCGTCGAAACCGACGACGCCACCTGGGACCGCGTGCTCGGCATCAACCTGCGTGCAGCCTTCCAGTTGGCCCGTGAGGCCATCCCGGTCATGGCGCGCGGTGGCGGCGGCACGATCGTCAACGTCGCCAGCGAGGCAGGCCTCGTCGCCGTGCCGGGTCAGGTGGCCTACAACGTGTCCAAGGCCGGCATGGTCATGCTCACCCGCAGCCTGGCCATCGACCACGCCGACCAGGGCATCCGCGCGGTCTCGGTCTGCCCGGGGACGACGGAGACGCCGCTGGTCCGCGAGGCCATCGACGCGGCGCCGGACCCGGCGGCGCACGCCCGCACGCTCGCAGCTTCCCGGCCGGCGAAACGGCTCGGTCGGGTCGAGGAGATCGCCGCTGCGATCGCCTTCACCGTCGGGGGAGAGGTCGGGTTCCTGACGGGTTCCGAGTTGGTGATCGACGGCGGTTACACGGCCCGATGA
- the rpsD gene encoding 30S ribosomal protein S4, whose product MARYTGPMTKKSRRLGVDLKGNDKNFEKRPYPPGEHGRGRIKESEYLLQMREKQKARYYYGVLEKQFRRYYEEATRKEGLTGENLLILLELRLDNVLYRGGFGRTRAESRQLASHKHVMVNNRATNIPSYRVKPGDVIEIRQRARESQAVIGSLEVFGSREVPGWLQSDPNQFKIHVVDVPVRAQIDAPVNEQAIVELYSK is encoded by the coding sequence ATGGCTCGTTACACCGGCCCGATGACGAAGAAGTCACGCCGCCTCGGCGTCGACCTCAAGGGCAACGACAAGAACTTCGAGAAGCGCCCCTACCCGCCGGGTGAGCACGGCCGCGGCCGCATCAAGGAGTCGGAGTACCTGCTCCAGATGCGCGAGAAGCAGAAGGCCCGCTACTACTACGGCGTGCTGGAGAAGCAGTTCCGTCGCTACTACGAGGAGGCCACCCGCAAGGAGGGCCTGACCGGCGAGAACCTGCTGATCCTGCTCGAGCTGCGCCTCGACAACGTGCTCTACCGCGGCGGTTTCGGCCGTACCCGCGCGGAGTCGCGCCAGCTGGCCAGCCACAAGCACGTGATGGTCAACAACCGTGCGACCAACATCCCGTCGTACCGGGTCAAGCCGGGCGACGTGATCGAGATCCGGCAGCGTGCCCGCGAGTCCCAGGCGGTCATCGGTTCGCTGGAGGTCTTCGGTTCGCGCGAGGTGCCGGGCTGGCTGCAGTCCGACCCGAACCAGTTCAAGATCCACGTGGTCGACGTCCCGGTGCGTGCCCAGATCGACGCCCCGGTGAACGAGCAGGCCATCGTCGAGCTCTACTCGAAGTAG
- the rplQ gene encoding 50S ribosomal protein L17 — MPTPKRGPRLGGSPAHQRHLLANLAKDLFRHGRIKTTEAKARALRPYAERLITKAKQGDLHARRQVLAKLNDRDVVAYLFEEVAPRFADRNGGYTRLLKLGPRKGDNAPMALVELVELGQQSGEDVIEEAKVSRSRGLFGRRRRRTAEAAAGTAVLDYDLAAEDEGVEEASPESPESPESPESVDSPESVDSPESVDSPEDAETDDDEEK; from the coding sequence ATGCCGACCCCGAAGCGTGGCCCCCGGCTCGGTGGTAGCCCGGCGCACCAGCGGCACCTGTTGGCCAACCTGGCCAAGGACCTGTTCCGTCACGGTCGCATCAAGACGACCGAGGCCAAGGCCCGTGCGCTGCGTCCGTACGCCGAGCGCCTGATCACCAAGGCGAAGCAGGGCGACCTGCACGCCCGCCGCCAAGTGCTGGCCAAGCTCAACGACCGCGACGTCGTGGCCTACCTCTTCGAGGAGGTCGCACCGCGGTTCGCCGACCGCAACGGCGGCTACACCCGCCTGCTGAAGCTCGGTCCGCGCAAGGGCGACAACGCCCCCATGGCGCTGGTCGAGCTGGTCGAGCTGGGCCAGCAGTCCGGCGAGGACGTCATCGAGGAGGCCAAGGTCAGCCGCTCGCGTGGCCTGTTCGGCCGCCGTCGCCGCCGCACCGCCGAGGCCGCGGCCGGGACCGCCGTCCTCGACTACGACCTCGCGGCCGAGGACGAGGGCGTCGAGGAGGCGTCCCCGGAATCGCCCGAGTCGCCCGAGTCCCCGGAGTCGGTGGACTCGCCGGAGTCGGTGGACTCGCCGGAGTCGGTGGACTCGCCGGAGGACGCCGAGACCGACGACGACGAGGAAAAGTAG
- the rplM gene encoding 50S ribosomal protein L13, which translates to MRTYSPSAKDITRDWYVVDAEGQTLGRLATRVATVLRGKHKPTYTPHLDMGDHVIVINADKVVLSGTKAEQKVYHAHSGYPGGLRSVPFATMLEKKPTDVVEKAVKGMLPKNKLGNAMGRKLKVYAGADHPHAAQQPKPLPDHV; encoded by the coding sequence ATGCGCACCTACTCGCCCAGCGCCAAGGACATCACGCGCGACTGGTACGTGGTCGACGCCGAGGGGCAGACCCTCGGCCGGCTCGCGACCCGCGTCGCCACCGTCCTGCGCGGCAAGCACAAGCCGACCTACACCCCGCACCTGGACATGGGTGACCACGTCATCGTGATCAACGCGGACAAGGTCGTCCTGTCGGGCACGAAGGCCGAGCAGAAGGTCTACCACGCCCACTCCGGCTACCCCGGCGGTCTGCGCTCGGTGCCCTTCGCCACGATGCTGGAGAAGAAGCCGACCGACGTCGTCGAGAAGGCCGTGAAGGGCATGCTGCCCAAGAACAAGCTCGGCAACGCCATGGGCCGCAAGCTCAAGGTCTACGCCGGTGCCGACCACCCGCACGCCGCTCAGCAGCCCAAGCCGCTGCCCGACCACGTCTGA
- a CDS encoding S-layer homology domain-containing protein, translating to MHRLRAGLVGALTASMVLAGLASASADELVTPRLEPGTLTTRAEAGADTASEGAGAARATGGGEATAATSAPALRTLDAACPAGRVPAAGFRDLAGSAFVREVDCLAWYGVTQGRTRTTFAPGDTVTRRQMAQFLYRLLDHNVVLPRWDGESPFPDVPATAAGAQEIAVLASPQVRSLFGTSVVAGGTDGRFRPNDRVTRAQMGSFLARVAQGVARVKGATLERGACRFTDDAAIAAAHRDNVHLLCELGVAAGRSGGRFDPGADVTRGQMAAFQMRLQDVVVDESLGVPPDLVVPLWVDNVDCVGHRADGTSRRAFCTIQAAVDHAAARHSDAYPVLQVVNNSTDEVSRFYDEDVVIPSGLHLAVVGDAEDETYGYTPMYGSFTVRGASTELDLAHLAIHTRNRDQAGPDGVGLDVPDGGAVGVHQSFVFNRGTAISLDRGAFLVMLQANAGDGVVGVHLADGDALLVDATLAFAQTGLELWPGSSLVSLGTHYERLDVGLSLGDTDVVVADGEFHEVAHAYVHDHTGGVDLRAVRDANRFDTPTRIGEHNGVRSLLPRR from the coding sequence GTGCATCGGCTGCGAGCGGGTCTGGTCGGCGCGCTGACCGCCAGCATGGTGCTGGCCGGGCTGGCATCGGCGTCGGCGGACGAACTCGTGACGCCCCGGCTGGAGCCCGGAACGCTCACCACCCGCGCCGAAGCCGGAGCTGACACCGCCTCGGAAGGGGCCGGCGCCGCACGGGCGACCGGTGGCGGGGAAGCGACCGCGGCGACGTCCGCGCCGGCGCTGCGGACGCTGGACGCGGCCTGCCCCGCCGGTCGGGTGCCCGCCGCGGGGTTCCGCGACCTGGCCGGCTCGGCGTTCGTCCGCGAGGTCGACTGCCTGGCCTGGTACGGCGTCACGCAGGGCCGCACGCGCACGACGTTCGCGCCGGGCGACACCGTGACCCGCCGCCAGATGGCGCAGTTCCTGTACCGCCTGCTCGACCACAACGTGGTGTTGCCGCGGTGGGACGGCGAGTCGCCGTTCCCGGACGTTCCCGCCACGGCGGCCGGAGCCCAGGAGATCGCGGTCCTGGCCTCGCCGCAGGTGCGCAGCCTGTTCGGCACGTCGGTCGTCGCCGGCGGGACCGATGGTCGGTTCCGGCCCAACGACCGCGTGACGCGCGCCCAGATGGGGTCCTTCCTGGCGCGGGTGGCGCAAGGCGTGGCACGGGTCAAGGGCGCGACCCTCGAACGGGGCGCGTGCCGGTTCACGGATGACGCGGCGATCGCCGCTGCCCATCGCGACAACGTCCACCTGCTGTGCGAGCTGGGCGTCGCGGCCGGGCGCAGCGGCGGCCGGTTCGACCCCGGAGCGGACGTCACGCGCGGGCAGATGGCGGCGTTCCAGATGCGGCTGCAGGACGTCGTCGTCGACGAGTCGTTGGGCGTGCCACCGGATCTGGTCGTGCCGCTGTGGGTCGACAACGTCGACTGCGTCGGCCACCGCGCCGACGGGACGTCCCGGCGGGCGTTCTGCACGATCCAGGCCGCTGTCGACCACGCCGCCGCGCGCCACTCGGACGCGTATCCGGTGCTGCAGGTCGTCAACAACAGCACGGACGAGGTGAGCAGGTTCTACGACGAGGACGTCGTGATCCCCTCGGGCCTCCACCTGGCCGTCGTCGGCGACGCCGAGGACGAGACCTACGGCTACACGCCGATGTACGGCTCGTTCACCGTGCGAGGTGCGTCGACCGAACTGGACCTCGCGCACCTGGCGATCCACACGCGCAACCGGGACCAGGCCGGTCCCGACGGGGTCGGGCTGGACGTGCCCGACGGCGGCGCGGTCGGCGTCCACCAGAGCTTCGTCTTCAACCGCGGCACGGCGATCAGCCTCGACCGCGGCGCCTTCCTCGTGATGCTCCAGGCCAACGCCGGCGACGGTGTCGTGGGGGTGCACCTCGCCGACGGTGACGCGCTGCTGGTCGACGCGACCCTGGCCTTCGCACAGACCGGCTTGGAGCTGTGGCCGGGCAGCAGCCTGGTCTCGCTCGGCACGCACTACGAGCGGCTCGACGTCGGCCTCAGCCTCGGCGACACCGACGTGGTGGTCGCCGACGGCGAGTTCCACGAGGTCGCGCACGCCTACGTGCACGACCACACCGGCGGCGTCGACCTCCGCGCGGTCCGCGACGCCAACCGGTTCGACACGCCCACCCGCATCGGCGAGCACAACGGGGTGCGGTCGTTGCTCCCGCGCCGTTGA
- the glmM gene encoding phosphoglucosamine mutase, with product MGSIFGTDGVRGKANADLTPELALALGRALVTVLREEGAKRPSILIGRDPRWSGEMLESALIAGITSAGGDAVSVGVLPTPAVAHLTANSAAAAGAMISASHNPVGDNGIKFFGPGGHKLTDAEEDRLEQLIARDGGDRPLSTAIGRRLRDHAAVARYVEYLASIADVDLTGLRIVVDGANGAASNVGPQVYRQLGADVVTIHCKPDGANINDGCGSTYPDVIAAAVVAHNADAGISHDGDADRLIAATHEGSEVDGDVILAILARDAKHRGVLKQDAVATTVMTNLGFKRAMSELHIDVVETKVGDRYVLEAMLEQDLNLGGEQSGHLIDLDHATTGDGILSAIRLLSVVRSTGASLRELSTVMSRLPQVLVNVKGVDKSRLADTDAIWKVVRAEEERLGDGGRVLLRPSGTEALVRVMAEAETHDDAQLAVDRIADAVRDHLTV from the coding sequence GTGGGCTCGATCTTCGGCACCGACGGCGTGCGCGGGAAGGCCAACGCCGACCTGACGCCCGAACTCGCGCTCGCCCTCGGGCGTGCCCTGGTCACGGTCCTGCGCGAGGAGGGCGCGAAGCGGCCCTCGATCCTGATCGGGCGCGACCCGCGCTGGTCGGGCGAGATGCTGGAATCCGCCCTGATCGCCGGGATCACCTCCGCCGGTGGCGACGCCGTGTCCGTCGGCGTGCTGCCCACGCCGGCCGTCGCGCACCTGACCGCGAACTCGGCCGCCGCCGCCGGCGCCATGATCAGCGCCTCCCACAATCCCGTCGGCGACAACGGCATCAAGTTCTTCGGTCCCGGTGGCCACAAGCTCACCGACGCCGAGGAGGACCGCCTCGAGCAGCTGATCGCCCGCGACGGCGGCGACCGGCCGCTGTCGACCGCCATCGGGCGGCGCCTGCGCGACCACGCCGCCGTGGCCCGCTACGTGGAGTACCTCGCCTCCATCGCCGACGTGGACCTCACCGGGCTGCGCATCGTCGTGGACGGCGCCAACGGTGCCGCCTCCAACGTCGGGCCCCAGGTCTACCGGCAGCTCGGCGCCGACGTCGTCACCATCCACTGCAAGCCCGACGGTGCGAACATCAACGACGGCTGCGGCTCGACGTACCCCGACGTGATCGCCGCGGCGGTGGTGGCCCACAACGCCGATGCGGGCATCAGCCACGACGGCGACGCCGATCGGCTGATCGCGGCCACCCACGAGGGGTCCGAGGTCGACGGCGATGTGATCCTCGCCATCCTCGCCCGCGACGCCAAGCACCGCGGCGTGCTCAAGCAGGACGCCGTCGCGACCACCGTCATGACCAACCTCGGCTTCAAGCGGGCGATGTCCGAGCTGCACATCGACGTGGTGGAGACCAAGGTCGGCGACCGCTACGTGCTCGAGGCGATGCTCGAGCAGGATCTCAACCTCGGCGGCGAGCAGTCGGGCCACCTCATCGACCTCGACCACGCCACCACCGGTGACGGCATCCTGTCGGCCATCCGCCTGCTGTCGGTGGTGCGCTCGACCGGCGCGTCGCTGCGCGAGCTGTCGACCGTGATGTCGCGCCTGCCGCAGGTGCTCGTCAACGTCAAGGGCGTGGACAAGTCCCGCCTGGCCGACACGGACGCGATCTGGAAGGTCGTGCGCGCCGAGGAGGAGCGTCTGGGTGACGGTGGCCGCGTGCTGCTGCGCCCGTCGGGCACGGAGGCGCTGGTCCGGGTCATGGCCGAGGCCGAGACCCACGACGACGCCCAGCTGGCCGTGGACCGGATCGCCGACGCGGTGCGCGACCACCTCACCGTCTGA
- a CDS encoding polysaccharide pyruvyl transferase family protein — MNVLVAGWIGSTNLGDELVFLGLRQLLAPYGVRIGAISIDPAATRDVHGVGAVGHLDVPTLLRAVAEADALVFGGGGLLQDDSSALNLPYHLSRVGLARLRRTPFAAVGLGVGGLSTGLGRGLVGAVMQNAVGIAVRDRDSRRLLDEVGVPGAVVSADLAFAVEPPAVTAGARDRLAVCLRPWSTEHSRLPAAAQGDRTSPEHLDALAAALDEVAHRTGLAVEFVALQADRDDEVHARVAERMRTPSTRVTPSLAELLPTIARSRAVVAMRYHGGVAATLAGVPSVLIGYAPKVEALADELESGGYALGWDPDDLRRVPDGLEQVLANGAAVAAARQDLRIRQGGNREVLERLLTAAAR, encoded by the coding sequence ATGAACGTGCTGGTGGCGGGCTGGATCGGCTCCACCAACCTGGGTGACGAGTTGGTGTTCCTCGGGTTGCGCCAGCTGCTGGCGCCCTACGGGGTCCGGATCGGCGCCATCTCCATCGATCCAGCGGCGACCCGGGACGTCCACGGCGTCGGTGCGGTCGGCCACCTCGACGTCCCCACGCTGCTGCGAGCCGTCGCCGAGGCCGACGCGCTGGTCTTCGGCGGCGGCGGGTTGCTGCAGGACGACTCCAGCGCCCTGAACCTCCCCTACCACCTGTCGCGGGTCGGGCTCGCCCGCCTGCGGCGCACGCCGTTCGCCGCTGTGGGGCTGGGGGTCGGTGGCCTGTCGACGGGCCTCGGACGCGGGCTGGTGGGGGCGGTCATGCAGAACGCCGTCGGCATCGCCGTCCGCGACCGTGACAGCCGGCGGCTGCTGGACGAGGTGGGCGTCCCCGGCGCCGTCGTGTCCGCCGACCTGGCCTTCGCGGTCGAGCCGCCCGCGGTGACGGCCGGCGCCCGCGACCGTCTGGCCGTGTGCCTGCGGCCCTGGAGCACCGAGCACTCGCGGCTGCCCGCCGCGGCGCAGGGCGACCGGACCTCGCCCGAGCACCTCGACGCGCTCGCCGCCGCGTTGGACGAGGTCGCCCACCGGACCGGGCTGGCGGTCGAGTTCGTCGCCCTGCAGGCCGACCGCGACGACGAGGTCCACGCCCGCGTGGCCGAGCGGATGCGCACGCCGTCCACCCGCGTGACGCCCAGTCTGGCCGAGCTGCTGCCGACCATCGCGCGGTCCCGTGCCGTCGTCGCGATGCGCTACCACGGCGGGGTGGCCGCGACGCTGGCCGGCGTACCGTCCGTGCTGATCGGCTACGCCCCGAAGGTCGAGGCCCTGGCCGATGAACTCGAGAGCGGCGGCTACGCCCTGGGCTGGGATCCCGACGACCTGCGCCGGGTGCCCGACGGACTCGAGCAGGTGCTGGCCAACGGGGCGGCCGTGGCCGCGGCGCGCCAGGACCTGCGCATCCGGCAGGGCGGCAACCGCGAGGTCCTGGAACGTCTGCTGACCGCGGCTGCCCGCTGA
- the truA gene encoding tRNA pseudouridine(38-40) synthase TruA, whose amino-acid sequence MRLRLDLAYDGAPFAGFARQPDQTTVQGTLEGAAARILGQPIETTCAGRTDRGVHALAQVVHFDADPTLERTRRALQDLEAFRDRLDRLVGAAITIWQARAVPDAFDARFSATWRRYRYRVADTPALSPLLRHACWHVREPLSLTAMRAAARHVVGEHDFAAFCRKVPGRTSVRRLDTCTIRRAEDGLLHFRLVGNAFCHNQVRALVGSLVEVGRGRRDPAWIAEVLASADRQRAGRVAPPDGLVLEGVGYGRRWPSAPPATVHTGL is encoded by the coding sequence GTGAGGCTGCGGCTCGACCTCGCCTACGACGGCGCACCGTTCGCCGGGTTCGCCCGCCAGCCCGACCAGACCACCGTGCAGGGCACGCTCGAAGGTGCGGCCGCACGGATCCTCGGGCAGCCGATCGAGACGACCTGCGCCGGGCGCACGGACCGAGGGGTCCACGCGCTGGCGCAGGTCGTCCATTTCGACGCCGATCCGACGCTGGAGCGCACCCGGCGTGCCCTGCAGGACCTCGAGGCGTTCCGTGACCGTCTCGACCGCCTCGTCGGTGCGGCCATCACGATCTGGCAGGCGCGAGCGGTACCCGACGCCTTCGACGCCCGCTTCTCCGCCACCTGGCGCCGCTACCGCTACCGGGTGGCCGACACGCCGGCGCTCTCGCCGCTGCTGCGCCACGCCTGCTGGCACGTGCGCGAGCCACTGTCGCTGACAGCCATGCGCGCGGCTGCCCGCCACGTCGTCGGCGAGCACGACTTCGCCGCGTTCTGCAGGAAGGTCCCGGGCCGCACCTCGGTCCGCCGGTTGGACACGTGCACGATCCGGCGTGCGGAGGACGGCCTGCTGCACTTCCGGTTGGTCGGCAACGCGTTCTGCCACAACCAGGTGCGTGCCCTGGTCGGCAGTCTCGTCGAGGTGGGACGGGGCCGCCGCGACCCGGCCTGGATCGCCGAGGTCCTGGCGTCCGCTGACCGTCAGCGGGCCGGTCGCGTGGCGCCGCCGGACGGCCTGGTGCTGGAAGGTGTCGGCTACGGCCGCCGATGGCCCAGCGCCCCGCCGGCGACGGTCCACACGGGGCTCTGA